A region of the Primulina eburnea isolate SZY01 chromosome 7, ASM2296580v1, whole genome shotgun sequence genome:
CAGATTCTTTATACATAGAATGCCATTGAAAAGTGAAGATAATTCTGGATTACCATTTGAGTTGACACGTCGACAGTTTCCCATAAGGCTTAGTTTTGCTCTGACAATAAATAAAGCACAAGGTCAAACGATCCCAAATATTGGCATATTTTTGTGTAACCATGTGTTCAGCCATGGTCAGCTATATGTGGCACTTTCAAGAGGAGTCTCACAAAATTCTACAAAAATTCTGGTAAAAGATGGGAACTTAGAGCGTCAAACTGGAGTATTCACAAGAAACGTGGTTTTCAAAGACGTATTGCTACCTAATAGAGAATAATTAATTGTGAGTACGTCAACTCTCTTTATTTTAATCATATCTCTGCCCATGATTACGTATTTCTCATCATCTATCTTATCACGCAACCCGAATTACAATTTTTGCCATTGCTACAATACTTTCTATATTTATTGAATCAAATTTAAACAGTACTTGGGTAGTGCCTAATGGAtaaacatattatttatgattattttattGTTGGCTTAAGTTGAATTTCTTTGCTGATTATGAATTACCTTTGTGTTTTTTTCCTCAAAAGAAGAAGGATACTGGTTGCAAACAAAGTATTTGTACAAATGACATACTCGGTTCAATGGATCAGATCTACTCGCCCCCATCTTCATCTGGTTTGTTTTTAACAGTGAATTAGTTTATGACCTTCCATTTATTATGTTGCATTATATTAATGGTCATATGTTGCATTATATTAATGGTTATATCATATTCGTCTGTTCGTTTTTATCTTGCAGGTgagataatatatttattacgAGCTCCAAGATCTTATGATCTAAACTCTCATATATGATCAACAATTTCAATAAATCATTATAGTAGGGCTTCTTAGATATAGTTTTATTACaaacaaaatttacattttgatTGGTAAATATTAAGCTCAAATGCTTCAAGATCTAGCAGAGCCATGATGTCAACATCTGAACTTTTATATGCTAGAACTGTTTCTCATGAAACCTTGCTAACCAAATGCAGTAATTAAATAGATGGACGTGAGAAAAACGTAACTAGAACTGTTTCTCATGAAACCTTGCTAACCAAATGTAATTGATATGAAGTTAAACAATTCATTTAAAATCCGATCTTAAAATGCTAGACAATGTTCTCTCATTTACATTCCctactattttattaaatcaaaGAAAATGGGATGTTTGAACCCAAtcaaataattgaattttttaatataaaaaaatatactttCTGTGTTGAATTATGTTACCTTTGTTGGTTTTTGAACCCATTCCAATAATTGAATTAtttgaatattaaaaaaaaaataaatttctggTTTGAATTTTGCTAATTTTATT
Encoded here:
- the LOC140835881 gene encoding uncharacterized protein, which translates into the protein MLIVKFPGEEKEYTSWDSVADDNHNLFQEEFLNSLCPSGLPPHKIILKVGSPIMLLRNVAPELGLCNGTRLICRNLCRNFIDAEIITGPHKGIRFFIHRMPLKSEDNSGLPFELTRRQFPIRLSFALTINKAQGQTIPNIGIFLCNHVFSHGQLYVALSRGVSQNSTKILVKDGNLERQTGVFTRNVVFKDVLLPNRE